In Rosa rugosa chromosome 4, drRosRugo1.1, whole genome shotgun sequence, the genomic stretch AGATTACAATTTTGTGATCGACATGAAGCTGGATATCGGGTTGGAAACTTGGAACATTAACACATATATAGCAGTCTTTAAGCTATTAGACCGGGTTTTAGTCGTGTTGGGCGGAGACTTGGTTGATGTGCTGTCTTTTGGGTTGATTGGTGCTCTTGCCAAAGATGTTTGTTCGGAGAGAATAGCTGTCAGGGCTTGATTGGCTAATTGGGCTTGAATCCCCATTTTGACTGGGTACACCATATTATTGAATTTATAATAGAGGgataattcttaggttcactgGGTGCACAATTTTCTTTGAGGAAACAGATTTTAAGTGCAAGGATCAACTCTGTAAAAAGTCACTTAAATTGGAATTATGTATATTAAACACATACACTATtctcgtaaaaaaaaaaaaaacacatacacTAATTCATTACAATAGTAGTAATTGTCACAACCATGCATTTGTTTATTACAATTTGGATGAGTAAACGATATCTGATTCAATTTATAATATGGTTCAACACTTCATACAAGCTAGGTTGCAACAAGGCAAGCACATTATATTATGTCCCATAATCTTACGAAACTATGTAGCTTTATATAAATCAAACAAATTAGAATCTCAAATATTAGACTGGAAATTGTCCAAAACCAACTGAAGAAGTAGAGTGAGTTTTTCAATATGGAAACGATGTTGTCATTGGCCTTGGCTGAAGATTGTCCGAGTGAGATTTTCCCTAGGTATTGTGGCATTGACAGTGAACTTGTTACGAATATATCAAATTTCTTCTATGCAATTTTGGGTCGTGTGAGTGAAgaatagagaaaaagaagaacaaaagagAGTGAAATCCCCATAGGAAAAGTAGATGTTCATATATGTAAAAATACATTCATGTCTGCATGGTGTGAGATTACAACAATGTTTTTGAATGGAAAGGAGTGTGATTACAACAATATTTCTGAACGGAAAGGTGTGTGATTACAACAATATTTCTGAACGAAAAATTGTAAGAGCAAACAAGTGATCAGAGAGGGGATAAGGGAATTCGGGATTACTGCATCTGTGTATACCTAAAATGTATGTCATCCTAGCATCGACCGAGTAGCTCTGCAATGGTCTTGACAAACCTGTCAAGGTCATCCAGACCTAGCGTATAGGTTTGCTTCTTCTCAAAAAAGGCAAAAAGAGGCCATACGGAATGTACTATGATCATGAATATTAGAGCTGCAAGTCCAACTACATACACTCCATGAATATTGTGCCTCAATATCACTAGAAACTGATTATCCGAGGTTCTGTACCAGTCCAGAAGTTCTTGCAAAAGGTGCTCCCACAATCTTAGTCCATAAGGCCAGAAGGTTCCAAAAAAGGTAACAGCAAGAAGGTAGACACCCATCGCTCCAAAATGTACGTATACACCTTCCCAATGAGCTTGCCTGATTAAAACAATGAATGAAACATAGTGCATCAATTAATAGTTCACACAATAAGAATAAAAAGCAGAGAAGATTCAACTATCACTGCACCACAAACGCTTAATATCTAAAACGCTATAATAGCCCCCGTTATGGTAGATGTGTTGCTTTAGATAGCGTTTCTGGGAAACGATATCTATAAGTCTATAAGCATAACGTCGGAAACGCCTAGGGGTCGAGAGAACTTTTGCAGCTGAAGAGAGAGAGTCTAGgatctttttttccttggatatcgTTCAATACGAAACCCTTAGTAGACCTCTATTGaagacaaaaacaaaatgaataaTCCAAATTATATGAACTAAATCTTTGATAAGATATGAAGTAATTAAATATCAATCAAAGAATATatgattgccaaaaaaaaatatatatatatatatgattgccAAAATACAccttaattatcaatttacaCTCCAAACCTACAATGCGAAAATTAACCCCCAAGAACTTGGCGAAAATTGCCGATTTACACCCCCTCTGTCAAGTTTAACATCTTCTATTCAAATATGAGTCACATGTCCTGCATATGAGGGATAATATGgtcattttatatttatttgtaaaaataaatgaaaaacaatTCTTTAGAAGGTATAACAATGGATGAACTACTAATATAATTAACAATGAACATGACATAATTTGTCCAAGGCTAAACAAGTCAACTAATATTCTACTCCATTATTCCATACTAGAAACTATTCACACCCTAAAAAGACCATATATAGAACGCGCCTCACCCGCAACATTTCTTCTCCTTTGTTTTCTTACTCATCCAGCTGCGCCTCTATGCCAGTGTGGGCCTTTGTGCTCGTTGGCGTGCAACGTGTGTGGTCACAAGGGACTGGTGTTCATTGGTTATTCGATGGTTGAACATCGGGATCGTTTGGCATGATGGTGTCTAGAAACGGGTTGGCGGAGCGTTGGGGTGGAGATCAGATCGCTTCTGATCTGGATTACGGAACGGTGATCGGATTTATAGGCGGAGTTGCTTGGTGGTTTGGCATCAGTTTGTGGTAGTTGTGTGGGATGGGCAACAATGACGACTAATGTTCCTTACTGCGTGTGTAGCGGTGAATGTGATTGAGGTCATTGATCAGGTATTGGTGCGGCCTATTCCAAGATCTATCTTAGTCTATTGGGTGGGTTTCAAGGGTTGGGACATTGGTTGCATCAGTTGTCGGCGTGGTGGCGGTGGTGTGAGAGTGGCGCAGACGCAGAACTGGTGGAGTTGAGTGGTTGTTGGGCTTGTGGTATCTgctgggttggtgggttggTGGGTGGGGTTGGGCCACGTCATTGGGTTCCTTACTGCGTATGTATGGTTGGACAACCTTGAGTTTTaagtttgattttttcttttatttatgttATTTAGTTGTTCATTGCCTTAGGGCTTTAATAAATTCCTACCGATTCTTGGTAGAGATAGGTGGGCGTTATCTTGGTTTGtgcactcagtgtgccttgtctgccctAATGAGTCGGCAAGTTCCTTACTTCATTAAGTGgtcgcagcctcctagtggtatgatgaaactaagtgtcgggTAATATCctccggtggcaacatagtgggaaagttggTATTCTTGGTTTATGGTTTCACGTGAGCAATATTTTTCCAGTATGTCACCACAATTATAATCGCAAATGGAGTAGTCAATGTTACACTCTTTACTAatagtgcttgttagaatacagaGGTTATGCCCCACTCCTAGGCTGCTAGgttattttcagtttttttttttgtcattttagtTGTATCttattttctgttttcaatAAGTCCTTACCACTTTATGGTTTGGAGATGTGGGCTTTGTACCGACCTGCGCACCTTGTGTGCCATATCTGCTCTagttaggcggcgagttccttttGTCAAATGACCACAACCTcttagtggcaggatgaaacttagTGTCATCGGGTTATATTTCCAGTGGCaccatagtgggaaagctgatctTATCTATGGCTTCAAGTGAGCATTATTTTTCCGGTATGTCATCACAAtagtaaagcaaatggagtagcttaTAGAGCACTCTTCactaaatgatgcatgttagaaTGCATATGCTTAGTTGAGACGCTTGTTATTATCTCAGGTGGTTCTCTCAgtgcttattgtaatttaggGATAATGATGAAAGAGAAtacaaaattccctaaatttacaacaatctcttaAATTCTAGGAAAAAAATTTTGAAGACTGTAAAATAGGATATATGTTAGAGTTGAAGCAGAAAAGTTATGTAGATTTTGAATTTTGCTTACCTATAATACATAACTTGGCTAAATCATGCAATTCTAATTAACCATAAGGTGCCTAAATTTTTATATCCCCACTTATATGTGCAGCAGTAGTTTTCAGGTAATTACGTTTTCAGGAAGTCATAGATAAGTAAGAAATGATCTTGGTTTGCTAAGTTGACTGGCCTTGTTTTCCTCTTGAGCCTTAACTTGAGTTTCTGAAATAAAGTTGGTCATTGATGAACTGCATAGTTGTCAATTTAACACATTTAGGATCGGTGCAGATCTATATATTGATTCTCTACAATTGTGGCCCTATTATGTGCGCGCAGAAAACATTCTTTTCAATTAACTCTTTATTTGCATGAAAAAGGCCATGATGCTACCGCTAATGACCTCCCTGCTTCCACTCAAATATAAGCACCGAGGATTGTATATGACCAAAATGGAAAAGGAGGTTGCAAAGAGGGTAAGGACTTTGAACcacattttcttcttcctttaattttttgaaGTTTCCATATATTGATAGGAGATATTAATGTTGTATTGCTTTTTGTGGTGCTGCGTGTTTGAAATTCTTCTCGTGAACCTGAAATTAAACCTAGGATCTAATATTGTAGACATTGATCAAACTCCTTGCTTGATTCTTGACTGCTGGATCTCCGATCACCTCATAGAAATTCTACGTTTCAGAAGTCATTTGGTTTGCCGCTGGAAGAATTTCTCATCAGTGATTATTCTGCtataggaaaaatgaaaaaagagaaaagacaaaaagtaATTTCTAACTACAATTCGCAAATCATAGTATTGTTGATCTTACCCGCTTTGCTTTGCGGTCCAATTACGCCATGGCTAATCGATTTTGATAGATATGGGAGATTTGGGTTTTGCGATTTCTGGTCATCAAAAAAGAATTTCACCCGTGAACTCAAAATCTGCCCAAATTGCGAACATTAATCAAGAGCGGCCATCCATGAATATGACTAAACAATTTGTGCTTCAAAACATGGTTGGTTGCTTCTCTCGAAATGCGTTGGTTATTCAATTACTTCTACTATACTAGAGTTCCTTTTCTGTAGTCCTTTTGGTAACAAGATTATCGAACTACCTCGGTTACATTTGGAGGTGGATGAAAGAGTAGAGAAGTCACTGTCCAATACAACTGATGATCCAGCTCTGGATGGAAAAAATTCTGATTGTGTCGTCTTTGTCATCAGCACAGGAAAAAATTACAAATACACACATGCAATCTCAGAAGCAGAAACTAAAAGTGGACATATTGTATGACTACTAAAAGATAGTGTCTAAAATATAATGATAAATATCATGAGAAGAATTTCATGGCATGTTATTCAGTAATTTATATTGAACCCACTCTATTCTTTTTTAAGGTTTAGGGTaagttctttgttttttcttttgttattttttaaattttgttttaattagaAGTTGTTTGTGATAGTGAACGAGAAGGAGCTATGTTCATTGTGCTGATCCTGTGACTAAATTTACTCATAGTATGAAAAACATCTAGATCAGATCGTTTAGCTTCAGTAGCTACTTACCTCGAGATTCAAGCAAAATATTCCTTCACACACGCATAATATACATTCTCATTCTTCAGTCTTCACTATGATTTTGTCGCACGATTGTATTGTTAGTTTTGCTCTATTTGAATTTGGGTTAACTACCTGGTTTCTCCTTATTGAGCAGTTTTGATCGATGATATCCCGTACTAtgttgctatttttttttttttttcaattgaagTTACTAGTAATTATATAAATCTCCTAAATGATAAGGACCTTATGATTGGTTTGTCTGCTTACTATTGAATATACTCTTCCTTTTAGAGTGCTGTAATTGGCACACGCTTTAAATTGTGATTAAGGTTATACTTTTTCTAATTTGATTACATCTAAGGTGGttttagttggacctccaaatttgatatttggacctccaacttttttcagttattaatagactttgtcaagtcatatgaaaagacaaataaggacagagtgagaaaaatgaaaaaaaaaaaaaaaacttttcttacctccccaaatataacattcaattaaattggttttttctttttctgtaatTTCATTATATTaccatatagttttataatttacctaaaacaactaagtaaaaataataatttctatacatggctcATCATTTAATgcaaagtaaattcaaaacaatctaatttggaattttcttaaactaaattaattgaatattatgatatagttattactcaatcttccaacccaaaacccatgaaatccttcttttagcaaattcaaagggattcTAGCAACGTATCAAGATCAAGAACCAATcatctgattaattttggtggaggagagacatacacataagagagcaatatcatgtgattttgattcattcttattctcgtggttgaagatagagataaaaagtagagtaacagattattgtatctcatgttcaagggtgttttagtaaaaataaggaggtctacttagcttttcaagtattctaaaaagtaaattagaggtgtattAAGTATAGGTCCataggaggtccaaatagcaaatttagagatccaactagaaccacccttacATCTATCAAAACTAAATACTTTTTACACTTATTCAAAACTTTGATAATAACTTGTGGTGTTAGTAGTTCTATTCAAGTGGTCAATTGATTCTACATTCAATTATACTtaatgacacgtttacttacgAATGGAAATAAGGAAAATGATTCCGATATATGAGTTTTCTTGTGTTTACTAACTCATATAAGTATTAGAATAGTACAACACCTACCTCATTGTcaagaatcgattcctgaataatCCGAAGTTTAATACCTCTTGGGGCATGTGTTTAGGAATCAAAGTCTCATGAATGCATTTTTTCACCCAAACTATCCTTACGTATTTTTAATAACCCTAGATTACCCATAATCCTAGAAATATATACAACTCTCTCAcgaacatttatttttgtaaGGGGTACTTTAGTACTCGAACTAGTAGTAAACGAGAACAAGGTACGTTCAATGTGCTGATCCTATGACTAAATAGGTAGTTCGTTTAGCTGCTGTACCCGATTCAGACAGCTAGCTACCTTGAGATTTATATCACACCGACATAAGTTTTTTTAAGCTCATGTCAAATGCTTCTTCAAAAACCACCAAATTGTGCTTCTATAACTCGAATTCCAGACTCGAATCCATGAGACTCAAAAGAAGACCCCGCTGTTGCTAGGGTGAATGTGGGCAGCTGGCTTGTCCTGTGAATTCAAGCAAAATAATTCTTCACAATCTAGCACCAGTTTTATCACTTAGAATCCCTCTAAATTATGAACTTACCCCGTACCCCTATGTGATACTAACCCACCTGCCATTCTCATTCTGAGTCTGACAACAAGACCATCCAAAGTAGATAACTGGAAAAGTTGAGCCTCATTACGGGTCATTGTATACAACTGTGTAAATGATGGATACCAAAGCATAAAAGCAACTATGGCGGAAGCTACGCCCATATAAATGTGGCTCAATTGGCACAAGTCAACAGATTTGTTTAAGAGAACATGGAGCGCACACATTGATATATTGACGCCAGATCATGAGCAGGTATATAATGTTAAAATTAAAAACAGAAGAGGGGTTCCGGCATTTTCAACCGGTTTCCTGTTCAAACTCTTCGCCCTCAGAATCCTCTGCATTgtccacatcatcatcatcagcatcATTATCATAGTCTTCTTTATCAACATCAACAGTCGGTTTCCCAATCATAATCTGGTTGCTGTGGCTCTTTCGGATTTCATTACACTGCAAAAATTGTTCATATGAATGCTAACAGCAAGCCAACTTAAAAAGGAGAACAGTAATAAGTGCAAAACACAATGCTGTAATTCCTATTTCCTAAGACTATACTTTCAAGACACTTTAAAAACAAGCACAAATGCCATCAaatgcaaggaaaaaaaaaaaagtgcttttACCAAATTGTTATCCCTCTAATCTGATATGTGCCTTTTCGGCTTGACTCAATTCAAACACAAAATCTTCCTTCAGAATGCAATGCTTTTATCATTTACAAAGATCATGTTCATATGGATTTGAGGTACCCCTATGTCTCAGACTATACTTATCATCTTAATGCAGTTGCACTTTACTATTGTGAATCCGCTATTCTAACTTCCAGAACGTCAAAttcattctttcttcttttgtctTTTGACAACTAGGGTGAGAACCCCAGCTGACCTTGGGGAACTAATAGCCTAAGCCAGTAATGGTATCCTACTGTCTTACAGGGGATAAGGTTCAAACCATTTGAAAACTATACTCTTCCTTGAGGCTTTACTAGGTGTCCACAGATGCTGAGTTTCGACAAACTCAAAACTGTCAAATTCCCCTTTGCAAGTTACACTCTTGAAACCCCTATCTTCGAGGCTCTAACTCAAACTTATTCCCAAGGACCAAAATTTACCCAAAGTTCAACGTAATTGCTTTCTATGAATTTCCGAGGTCAGTCAGACAGGAATCCAACTCCAATCTAGTGCAAATCCTAAAAACCATGAACTCCCAACAATATTGGTCTATACATCGAGAATTCAGAGTCGAAGGACCAAATCTCTACACTCACAAGTTAAGAATTAACAGAGTAGTGTCCATCCTTCTAATTTAAGAATTCTACACTCACAATTAAAACTTATGGATCCAAACCTCTCCTTTTGGAGAACCAATAAAGATCTTCAACAAGGTGCACCACACAAGTGAGCAAACAATACACAACACCTTAAAGCTTCTCAAGCATATCTAACCCTAAAATGAATTGCCAACCACAAACACTTGGACAGACAGAGAAGACTAAAAAGCTCAAAACTTTCAGACATTTCAATTGATTAACAGAACAAAAGCTCCTACTTTAGTCACGACTGAAACAAATACCAAACCATATGAAGTAATTAGGAACTATTCCACTTCAAATTAGGTTCCTTTTTTCCACATTTACAGTCACTAACACATTTCCCCTTTCATTCCAAAACCTCAAATTGCTCAAAAATTAGGTGAGATTTCGTATAGATGGTATCAAAATTAGATaaggaaatgaaaaaaaggGGTGAAATTGAGATTTGAACAAGTACCTTTTCGTCGTAATCGGCCTCCTCCATAGCGAGGAGGAGCTCTTCGCTGTGGGGTTGGGGCCATTGAGACGGCAGCAGAAACGACGTCGGAATTGTCCTGGTTGACCACGGATACTGTTTCATGAAGCCTGGAAACTGTAACATTGTCGCCGGACGGTGACCGGATAAAGTTGGAGAGAGACCTGCTCGTCGCTCAACTGGCTCTGTGTTGTAAGTTGTAACCAGTCCTTTATATTTGGACTAtttgtttttatatatatattttttaaacaaGATTGAGCTCTcatgtaaaaagaaaaatgtgtcTAGATGTTTCAGTTTCGTCAGACCCACCTACTATGATTTAGGAGTTTATTAAAAATTttgataagaaaataaaaatatatgattTTAACTAAAATCGTGTGCTTCTATAGTTTTAAGTGATAAAATCGTCGTTTTgaacgatatatatatatatatatatatatatatatatataatatatacatatatatttttttaaaggaaGGTCTAAGGTTGGTTTTTATGGAGttgaaaaaatatattatatatcgGTGTACTTAGGCAGCCACTTACATGAATCTAGAGATCGATAACCTAATTAGAAATAAACATCGTTAGCCTCACTTGTCATATACATTGTTTGACATAA encodes the following:
- the LOC133745412 gene encoding uncharacterized protein LOC133745412, translated to MLQFPGFMKQYPWSTRTIPTSFLLPSQWPQPHSEELLLAMEEADYDEKCNEIRKSHSNQIMIGKPTVDVDKEDYDNDADDDDVDNAEDSEGEEFEQETG